CGATTGAATTCAAGTACAATCAATACTTGGGTTTCTACACCATCGTTTATCGAAATATGTTTGCTTGATCCATCATTTGTTGAGGAAAATCATCAAGAGTTACAACAATTCATTTTTTGTGGCGAGGAATTACCGCACAAAACGGCATCCAAGCTGCTCGACAAGTTCCCCCATGCAAAAGTTTGGAATACTTATGGCCCAACCGAAGCTACGGGTGCTATTACAAGTATTCAAATTGATGAAAGAATTCTTCAAGACTATAAGCGCTTGCCTATTGGCACTGCCAAGCCAGGAGTGGAAATCCAAATTATTGATGATGAAATTATTATTATTGGGGATTCCGTCGCTCAAGGATATTTTGAAAATGCGGAGAAGACAGCAGAAGTCTTCTATGAGCTAGAAGGAAAGAAGGCTTATCATACAGGAGATTCAGGTTATTTTGATGAAAAGTCAGTCCTGAACTATAATGGTCGAATCGATTTTCAAGTAAAGTTCAATGGTTTTAGGATCGAGCTGCAAGATATCGAAGCTCATTTATATGAAATTGCGGAGATTGAAAAAGCATTAGTGGTCCCTCAAGAAAATGATGCCCATAAAGTAACGGGATTGATAGCAGTCCTTCATTGTTCTTTGGATTTTGCAAATAAGGCTGAAGAACGCGCATTTAATAAAAAAATCAAGGCACAACTTTCAAATACGATTATGGAATATATGATGCCGACTAAATTCATTTATCTTGATGATTTTCCGCTTACTCCTAATGGAAAAATTGACCGTAAAGCTTTAACCAAGCAAGTCCTTGGAGGTAAGAACTAGTGGAACCATATGCAACACCTTTTTACTTTGTGATTTTAGGGTTAGCGCTGCTTCCACTTATCATGGCACACGCCTACGGAAAAAAATGGATGGGCTATCAAGTCATCTTAACCATTGCCTTTCTCTGGCTCAGTTTCGGTGGTAAAGTCAGTCTTTGGTCCCTTCTGGGCTTCGGGGTTTTTGAAACCACTTTGATTAGGCTCTACGCGCACTATCGAAAACTTCAAAACAAAACTTGGGTGTTCGTTTTAGCAGTCCTTGCATCGTTGTTACCGTTAATAATCGTAAAGGTGACGCCACTATTGGATCCGATGCATCCACAATCTATCCTTGGTTTTTTAGGGATATCATATGTGACCTTTAAAACCGTAAGTGTAATCCTTGAGTTACGTGATGGCCTGATTAAAGAAGTTCCCTTAAAGGAGTATCTCTATTTTCTTTATTTCTTCCCCACCATTTCGTCAGGGCCAATTGATCGTTTCCGACGTTTCCAAAAAGAGCTAGAAGCGCCACTTACGGATAAGTATGCAGAGTACTTGGGAAAAGGAATTTTCTATATTTTCCAAGGTTTCCTGTATAATTTCATCATTTCCTATCTGATCTCACATTATTTTCTGCATGGTTTAGCAATAAAAGCGACATTGCATCCCAATATGTGGAATATGATGGGCAGCATGTATGCTTACGGTTTCTATCTCTTTTTCAACTTTGCAGGTTATTCTCTTTTTGCGATGGGCGTTTCCTTGATTATGGGATATAAAATTCCTATTAACTTTAATAAACCCTTTCTTGCGAAAAATATTAATGACTTTTGGCAACGTTGGCATATCTCTTTATCGTTCTGGTTCAGAGATTTTGTCTTTATGCGCTTAGTAAAGTGGATTATGGTTAAAAAATGGTCCAAAAATATGGTGACCATATCAAACGTGGGTTACTTAGTGAACATGTTTATTATGGGCTGCTGGCACGGTTTGACGTGGTACTATATCTTATATGGTGTTTATCATGCCTGTCTGATGATCATTTATGATGCTTGGAAGCGAATGAAGAAGAAGCATAAATGGAATATTCCTGATAACATGTGGACACGTGGAGCTGCAATATTTATCACTTTTAATGCGGTTATGGTCAGCTTCCTCATCTTTTCAGGAATCCCTAATTATGCCATAATGCACGCAATCAATGGACTTGGTAGTCCATTACCTAATTTTTAAACAACAAAAGAAAGAAGAATAAATATGAAAAATGAAGTCTTAAATATCATTGAAGAAGTTTCTGGCACAGATGAGTTTCGTGAAGATTTAGATATGGATCTTTTTGAAGAAGGCATCCTTGACTCGATGAGAGCAATTATGCTTATTGTTGAACTTGAAAATGCCTTTAGTTTGAGTTTACCACCTTCTGAAATGGATCGTGACGACTGGAACACAGCAAATAAGATTGCCGATCGTATCAAGGAAAAGATGGATGAAGAAAGATAAGGTACTTCAAGAAATCGCCCCTTTAGTTGCGGCTCTCACTTTATTGGGAATACTCATCTTTTCTCCTCTCACTGTTTTTCCTAAGTTTAGTAAGCATGAACTGGATGAGTTTGCGACTGATCCTAAGAATCGGACAGGCTTTGTAAGCTATGCGATTAAATCACAAGCTTTCTCTAATCCGCATTATCTGCCTATTTTAGGCTCTTCTGAACTCGAACATATTGATCCTTTTCATCCAAGTAGCTTCTTTATGAAAAATAATAAAGGTTTTACGCCATTTCTAGCAGGGCAACCGGGTACCCAATCCTTAACGCACTTTTTCTATATGAATTCTGTTGAAAAGCAATTGCATAACCGTAAGATTGTCTTTATCATCAGTCCACAGTGGTTTACACGTAAAGGGATCGGTACCCCTGAATTGAGTCAATTTGTCTCTAAAGGGGAAATATATGCGTGGTTACAATCTGCTTCACCAAAAGATGTCGCGACCCAAAAACTTGCGCAACGACTCTTGAATTTTAAAGATTTTCCCGAGGATATTGTCGTTACCCAGGCACTAAAAGCTCTAGCAAATGGTAAAAAAATTGACAGCATCGACCAGATTTCCATTCAACTTGCAAATCAGTTCTGGACCAAACAAGATTTTCTTTTTACAGGCTTATCAAAGCTTGGCGGTAAGCAAGAAAATTCATACGAAAAGCTAGGGCAAATCAGTAAACAATTACCAAATACAAAAGATTTTGAACAACTGGATCAAGCAGCATACGAACGAGGAGCGGCAACTTCAGCAAATAATCAATTTCAAATTGTTGACCATGTGTGGTCAAGAAATCTTCAAAAGGTCTTTAAAGAACGTAAAGGTGTTATGAAAGAAGTGAGCTATCTAAGAAGTCCGGAATATCTTGATTTCCAGCAGCTTTTAAATCAATTTGCAAAAAATAACAATGATGTTCAGTTCGTCATTCCACCGGTAAATGGAGCC
This window of the Lactococcus garvieae subsp. garvieae genome carries:
- the dltB gene encoding D-alanyl-lipoteichoic acid biosynthesis protein DltB encodes the protein MEPYATPFYFVILGLALLPLIMAHAYGKKWMGYQVILTIAFLWLSFGGKVSLWSLLGFGVFETTLIRLYAHYRKLQNKTWVFVLAVLASLLPLIIVKVTPLLDPMHPQSILGFLGISYVTFKTVSVILELRDGLIKEVPLKEYLYFLYFFPTISSGPIDRFRRFQKELEAPLTDKYAEYLGKGIFYIFQGFLYNFIISYLISHYFLHGLAIKATLHPNMWNMMGSMYAYGFYLFFNFAGYSLFAMGVSLIMGYKIPINFNKPFLAKNINDFWQRWHISLSFWFRDFVFMRLVKWIMVKKWSKNMVTISNVGYLVNMFIMGCWHGLTWYYILYGVYHACLMIIYDAWKRMKKKHKWNIPDNMWTRGAAIFITFNAVMVSFLIFSGIPNYAIMHAINGLGSPLPNF
- the dltC gene encoding D-alanine--poly(phosphoribitol) ligase subunit DltC; translated protein: MKNEVLNIIEEVSGTDEFREDLDMDLFEEGILDSMRAIMLIVELENAFSLSLPPSEMDRDDWNTANKIADRIKEKMDEER
- the dltD gene encoding D-alanyl-lipoteichoic acid biosynthesis protein DltD, producing the protein MKKDKVLQEIAPLVAALTLLGILIFSPLTVFPKFSKHELDEFATDPKNRTGFVSYAIKSQAFSNPHYLPILGSSELEHIDPFHPSSFFMKNNKGFTPFLAGQPGTQSLTHFFYMNSVEKQLHNRKIVFIISPQWFTRKGIGTPELSQFVSKGEIYAWLQSASPKDVATQKLAQRLLNFKDFPEDIVVTQALKALANGKKIDSIDQISIQLANQFWTKQDFLFTGLSKLGGKQENSYEKLGQISKQLPNTKDFEQLDQAAYERGAATSANNQFQIVDHVWSRNLQKVFKERKGVMKEVSYLRSPEYLDFQQLLNQFAKNNNDVQFVIPPVNGAWYQYTGLSYEMLQEFSAKIKYQLNSQGFHHIYDMTDKFNEKYYIGDTIHLNNRGWVALDKKIEEFMSHPTKTAYKLDNAQFLSTEWANGDKEVSLNSNK
- the dltA gene encoding D-alanine--poly(phosphoribitol) ligase subunit DltA → MNIFQEILSGATKYPERLSIVEHDQDYTYRQLLDAASQVAEKISEMPISQRPIIVFGKNGFLSLATLLGVSLTGRAYIPVDAHTPFERTQLIMQAANPSLVIHTVELEENFSQLFTSRISYTEYQENTDFDFSQIDSRQAVAGDDINYIIYTSGTTGLPKGVAVTHNNLLSFTEWMNKDFSIIENNHFLSQALYSFDLSIFSLYPSLTTGGTLISLSQEETTNFKKLFERLNSSTINTWVSTPSFIEICLLDPSFVEENHQELQQFIFCGEELPHKTASKLLDKFPHAKVWNTYGPTEATGAITSIQIDERILQDYKRLPIGTAKPGVEIQIIDDEIIIIGDSVAQGYFENAEKTAEVFYELEGKKAYHTGDSGYFDEKSVLNYNGRIDFQVKFNGFRIELQDIEAHLYEIAEIEKALVVPQENDAHKVTGLIAVLHCSLDFANKAEERAFNKKIKAQLSNTIMEYMMPTKFIYLDDFPLTPNGKIDRKALTKQVLGGKN